The Bdellovibrionota bacterium nucleotide sequence GGAGAAAGGATATGCGGGACGTCATTCTCCGGCTCGCGCAGAAAGGAAAGACGGTCCTTTTTTCATCCCACATTCTGACGGATGTAGAGGCAATTTGCGAACGAGTCGGGATCTTGATTCGAGGCAAGTTGACCGCTTGCGGGAGTATCTCGGAATTGGTTCGGTCGCGCATCAAAAGCATCGAAGTCATATTCCGGCGCGGGACAAAGGATCCCACGGACTCGGTTCCATCGAAATGGGTGGGGCAGGTTACAATGCGGAAGAGCGGCGATCAGATGGTGATGTCGGCCCTTCGTCCGGATATTTTGAACGAACTGATCGATTGGGGGCGGGGCCGGCAATGGATGCTTCTTTCGGTCGTTCCCCAGAAAGAGACGCTCGAGGACATTTTCATGAAGGAAGCAGGGGAATAGGCCGTGCCCCGGCGCATCTGGGCGATCGCTCTCAATACTTACCGGGAAGCGCTCCGTCAAAAGGTTCTCTACACGCTGGTTTTTTTCTGCGTCGTACTCATTCTCCTGTCTCGCCTTCTGGGGCAGCTCTCGCTCGGCGCGGATGCCAAGATTGTCAAAGATACCGGACTGGCCGCCATTTTGCTGTTCGGCTCGCTGATTTCGATCTTCGTGGGGGTCGGCCTTGTTTTTAAGGAGATCGAACGTCGTACGATTTACACGATTCTGTCGAAGCCGGTCTCCCGCGCTGAATTGATTCTCGGAAAATTCGTCGGCCTGACCTTTACATTGGCACTCGAGGTGGCCGTGATGACATTGGTTCTCTTCGTCATGTTGATGTTTTACCGGGAGCCGCTCGATTTCGGACTGCTTAAGGCGATTGTGCTGATTTACGCGGAGCTTTGTGTATTGACGGCCATCGCCCTCCTTTTTTCCTCGTATAGTTCGTCTTTCATGAGCGTTCTGTTTTGTCTTTCCTTCTGGATCGTCGGCCATCTGACCGACGATCTTCTGCAGGTTTCGCAGTCAAAGCTGCAGGGTTTTCTGAACGAGACCGCCGGCTTTGATCGACTTGGAGCCTATCTGTTCGCGGCGGTCGTCCGCCTGATGTCGCTTTATAATCTGGATCATTTTGCGATCAGCGCCGAGATCGTACACGGCGTACCGATCTCGTGGGCCTGGGTGGTCAATGCGCTTTTTTATGCCGTCTGCTACGTGATTCTTTTGCTCTCAGGAGCGATTGTTTTGTTCCGGAGGAAGGATCTACAGTGAACCGCTGGAAACGGATTCTCGCATCCATTTTTTTAGTCGCCGGGGTTCTGTGGGGCCGGGCCGTTCACGATTCTCGATCGGAGCTGCGAACCGGTGACGAGGCGTATTCCAAGGGTGGGGTCGAAGAAGCCATCGTTCATTGGGATCGGTGCGCGCATTGGTACGCTCCGGGAAATCCTTTCGTCGGGAGGGCGCTGGATCGACTTTGGAACGCGGGCCAAT carries:
- a CDS encoding ABC transporter permease; this translates as MPRRIWAIALNTYREALRQKVLYTLVFFCVVLILLSRLLGQLSLGADAKIVKDTGLAAILLFGSLISIFVGVGLVFKEIERRTIYTILSKPVSRAELILGKFVGLTFTLALEVAVMTLVLFVMLMFYREPLDFGLLKAIVLIYAELCVLTAIALLFSSYSSSFMSVLFCLSFWIVGHLTDDLLQVSQSKLQGFLNETAGFDRLGAYLFAAVVRLMSLYNLDHFAISAEIVHGVPISWAWVVNALFYAVCYVILLLSGAIVLFRRKDLQ